A region of Myxococcaceae bacterium DNA encodes the following proteins:
- the priA gene encoding primosomal protein N': MHAIDVAVPNAGIFGTLTYTFSLALPSEKLIGCRVLVPLQSRSVVGVILAVSPLPSDFQVRSLKAIESILETEPIVTSEQIELARFVADYYRAPLGEVIRLCLPPNTPRSLKAGSLPQKRKKPSARRVLEPAEPILLNFEQEQALQTILGPQKTFLLEGVTGSGKTEVYIHTTQSMLDEGKSVLVVVPEIGLTPQLKDRFEQQLGKPVCMLHSGLSHSQRDQALTALRTAQVRIAIGARSAIFAPLPNLGLIVVDEEHDPSFKQEESPRYQARDIALWRAKNENAKIILGSATPSLESINNVQKGLIAHIALKNRAISTSFLPQVELVDLKGVRSTAKSSGQSRSILSPRLLSKMRDTIAQGNQVLLFLNRRGYSSLAVCDFCGQQAHCPSCSVCLTLHYQEQLLRCHLCDYQSSPSQSCSHCQEGPVLYLGIGTERVEEEVRLHFPKVPVARLDRDTAKTSQRTQEILNQLHDGEAQILIGTQMIAKGHDFERLTLVGVVLADLGLSAPDFRASERTFQLLIQVAGRAGRRSQSGTVIIQTFNPENKLFENLVNHNITNFNKNELAHRKSSHQPPFVRGTLIRFESTEPLGAEQKAYETAEKITQAIHTLGLKSQAQLLGPAKAPIEKLRNRWRWQLYLKTSNHQTRTQILDTLRLRNTPKLRIVIDIDPQQFS; the protein is encoded by the coding sequence GTGCATGCAATCGATGTTGCCGTTCCAAACGCAGGAATTTTCGGCACACTCACCTATACGTTCTCACTCGCTTTGCCATCCGAAAAACTCATCGGGTGTCGAGTGCTGGTTCCTCTTCAATCGCGTTCTGTGGTTGGGGTAATCCTTGCAGTATCTCCATTGCCCAGCGATTTTCAAGTCCGTTCTCTGAAAGCGATTGAATCCATCCTCGAGACAGAGCCCATCGTCACTTCCGAGCAAATCGAATTGGCTCGGTTCGTAGCAGACTATTACCGGGCTCCGCTTGGAGAAGTGATCAGACTGTGTTTGCCTCCCAATACTCCGCGTTCCTTGAAAGCCGGAAGCCTACCTCAAAAAAGAAAAAAACCGAGCGCTCGTAGGGTTTTAGAACCCGCAGAACCCATCCTTTTAAACTTTGAACAAGAACAGGCCTTGCAAACCATTTTAGGACCTCAAAAAACTTTTCTCTTGGAAGGAGTAACAGGCTCTGGAAAAACCGAAGTTTACATCCATACCACCCAAAGTATGCTGGACGAGGGGAAAAGCGTTTTGGTCGTCGTGCCAGAAATCGGCCTCACGCCTCAACTCAAAGATCGATTTGAGCAACAACTCGGCAAACCCGTCTGTATGCTCCACTCAGGGCTCTCTCATTCGCAAAGAGATCAAGCTCTCACCGCTCTTCGTACCGCTCAAGTTCGAATTGCCATCGGAGCGCGTTCGGCCATTTTCGCGCCTCTTCCGAACCTTGGCCTGATTGTCGTTGATGAAGAACACGACCCGAGCTTCAAGCAAGAAGAGTCGCCTCGCTACCAAGCTCGAGACATTGCTTTGTGGCGGGCTAAAAACGAAAATGCCAAAATTATTTTAGGTTCAGCGACTCCTTCTTTAGAGAGCATCAATAACGTTCAAAAAGGCCTCATTGCTCATATTGCCCTGAAAAACCGGGCCATCTCTACCTCCTTCTTACCCCAGGTGGAACTTGTTGACTTAAAAGGCGTGCGCTCGACAGCAAAATCCAGCGGGCAGAGCCGATCGATTTTATCGCCTCGCCTGCTTTCCAAGATGCGGGATACCATCGCTCAAGGAAATCAGGTCCTCCTTTTTTTGAATCGCCGGGGCTATTCTTCCTTAGCGGTTTGTGATTTTTGCGGCCAACAAGCTCATTGTCCTTCCTGTTCCGTATGCCTCACCCTGCACTATCAAGAGCAGCTTCTCCGCTGTCATTTGTGTGATTATCAAAGCTCCCCCAGCCAAAGTTGCTCACACTGCCAAGAAGGGCCTGTGCTCTACTTGGGCATTGGGACGGAACGGGTGGAAGAAGAAGTTCGCTTGCATTTTCCGAAGGTACCCGTTGCCCGATTGGATCGCGATACCGCTAAGACCAGTCAACGAACCCAAGAAATTCTCAATCAGTTGCATGATGGAGAAGCGCAAATCTTGATTGGAACGCAAATGATTGCCAAAGGACACGATTTCGAACGCCTAACCTTGGTGGGTGTTGTATTGGCTGACCTTGGACTGTCTGCTCCTGATTTTCGTGCCAGCGAACGAACTTTCCAATTGCTCATTCAGGTCGCTGGACGTGCCGGAAGGCGCTCTCAATCCGGAACCGTGATCATTCAAACTTTTAATCCAGAAAATAAGCTTTTTGAAAACCTAGTAAATCATAATATTACGAACTTTAACAAAAACGAACTGGCTCACAGAAAAAGCTCTCACCAGCCTCCTTTTGTTCGAGGAACGTTAATACGATTTGAGTCTACAGAACCGCTCGGAGCCGAACAAAAAGCCTATGAAACAGCGGAAAAAATCACTCAAGCCATCCACACGCTCGGCCTCAAATCCCAGGCTCAACTCTTAGGACCCGCCAAAGCACCGATTGAAAAATTACGCAATCGTTGGCGCTGGCAGCTCTACTTGAAAACAAGCAACCATCAGACTCGCACCCAAATCCTAGACACTCTACGGCTTCGAAATACCCCTAAATTACGGATCGTCATCGATATCGACCCACAGCAATTTAGCTAA
- a CDS encoding AAA family ATPase: MLSSLKICIRDCYRQYAYLRHSEKLDGLDRQTIAPYFETDFSDELLKNSFRYLTEALEKHHGQKVWVLIDEYDTPLQQAYLNGFFPKAIALFKGFLGEVLKSNPSLYKGVMTGITRISKESLFSDLNNIQTYDITRNQYAQYFGFTESEVEAICPQEHVSDLKSWYNGYRFGDGLTIYNPWSILHFLSNQYKLEPYWINTSSNDLIRECLTADKLKDARRLIESRSLNIEIEPYTVMDNLKENPSSFWNLLFISGYLTLDIDRKMTLPNLEVRHFFKKILLTWFGGKQGDSFMPALLEDLILGNALELQNKLQKLILETMSFQDVTERKQESFYHGFLLGITLGLRGRYTVRSNRESGYGRYDLALYPSEPHQDPGIVIEVKMGPKVEVGLQQIEQKAYYQDLQTHGCRQINGYSIAFDGKRVSSLYACKGH; this comes from the coding sequence TTGTTAAGTTCCTTGAAAATCTGCATTCGAGATTGTTACCGACAGTATGCTTATTTGCGCCATTCCGAAAAGTTAGATGGGTTGGATCGACAAACAATCGCCCCTTATTTTGAAACGGATTTCTCAGATGAACTACTCAAGAACTCGTTTCGCTATCTCACGGAAGCACTTGAGAAGCACCATGGGCAAAAAGTTTGGGTCCTGATTGACGAATATGACACACCTTTGCAACAGGCTTATCTCAATGGATTCTTTCCAAAGGCCATTGCCCTGTTTAAAGGCTTTTTAGGTGAAGTTTTAAAAAGTAATCCCTCTCTCTATAAAGGCGTCATGACAGGTATTACGCGCATTAGCAAAGAAAGCCTTTTCTCAGACCTCAACAACATTCAGACTTATGACATTACCCGCAATCAATACGCGCAGTATTTTGGTTTTACAGAATCCGAAGTTGAGGCGATATGCCCACAAGAACATGTATCAGACCTCAAGTCTTGGTATAATGGCTATCGTTTTGGAGATGGGCTGACCATTTACAATCCCTGGTCCATTCTGCATTTTCTCAGTAACCAGTACAAACTAGAACCCTACTGGATCAATACCTCTTCAAACGATTTAATTAGGGAATGTTTGACCGCGGATAAATTGAAAGATGCTCGTAGGTTGATCGAGAGCAGAAGCTTAAACATTGAGATAGAGCCCTACACGGTCATGGACAATCTGAAAGAAAACCCTTCTTCTTTCTGGAATCTATTGTTTATTTCTGGCTACTTGACCTTAGATATTGATAGAAAAATGACTCTTCCTAATTTGGAAGTACGCCACTTTTTCAAAAAAATTCTTCTGACTTGGTTTGGAGGAAAACAGGGCGATTCGTTTATGCCAGCTTTGTTGGAAGATCTGATTTTAGGCAATGCTCTAGAGCTCCAAAACAAACTACAGAAGCTGATTTTAGAAACAATGAGTTTTCAGGATGTGACCGAACGCAAGCAAGAATCTTTTTATCATGGGTTTTTGCTAGGCATCACCTTAGGTCTCAGAGGACGTTACACGGTGAGGTCGAACCGAGAAAGTGGATATGGACGCTATGATTTGGCCTTATATCCCAGCGAACCTCACCAAGATCCCGGAATTGTGATCGAAGTGAAAATGGGCCCAAAAGTTGAAGTAGGTTTGCAGCAAATAGAACAAAAAGCCTACTATCAAGACTTGCAAACCCATGGCTGTAGGCAGATTAATGGTTATTCGATTGCGTTCGATGGCAAACGGGTGAGCAGTTTGTATGCATGCAAAGGGCACTAA
- the recF gene encoding DNA replication and repair protein RecF (All proteins in this family for which functions are known are DNA-binding proteins that assist the filamentation of RecA onto DNA for the initiation of recombination or recombinational repair.): MKIQSLKIRSFRNIGLLEWNPGAFLNLVLGKNGQGKTNLLDAIALLCQGKPMRAIRSNEELIQQGQPASRLEARLAVDTPMDVAMTLDCDGKQVWVDKKSVRDSLKLRERIALIAFVPEDLGAIFGGASTRRKLLDQVCVSLFPNYLRYYRQYEKALLQRNRLLKAPIVDWLELESFTRVLSDYALELEKIRHETLQILGPFYQDSIQVLSGGFLKIELKYEPSSQGKLYDALLARRLEERARKTTILGPHLDDLDIFMNGSPSRFSASRGQARMMILAFKMAQLGCVLANRGTTPILLLDDVVGELDQDNANRLFSTIEKVQAQTFLTTTHADLLPNSWQGEAERVFIQAGQVFDQEPLEGARA; this comes from the coding sequence GTGAAAATTCAATCTCTTAAAATCCGTTCATTTCGAAATATCGGCTTGCTAGAGTGGAATCCTGGTGCTTTCTTGAATCTTGTTTTAGGAAAAAACGGGCAGGGAAAAACGAATCTTTTGGATGCCATTGCGTTGCTATGTCAAGGCAAGCCCATGCGAGCGATTCGCTCCAACGAAGAGCTTATTCAACAAGGCCAACCAGCATCCAGGCTTGAAGCTCGACTGGCTGTTGATACTCCAATGGATGTTGCAATGACCCTGGATTGCGATGGGAAACAAGTTTGGGTGGACAAAAAGAGCGTGCGGGATTCTTTGAAGCTTCGAGAACGAATTGCGTTGATTGCTTTTGTTCCGGAAGATTTGGGGGCTATCTTTGGGGGTGCTTCGACTCGAAGAAAATTGCTCGATCAAGTCTGTGTAAGCTTGTTTCCGAACTACCTTCGTTATTATCGACAGTATGAAAAGGCCTTGCTGCAAAGAAATCGCCTACTGAAAGCGCCTATTGTGGATTGGCTGGAACTCGAATCCTTTACGCGCGTGTTGTCGGACTACGCTTTGGAATTGGAAAAAATACGGCATGAAACGCTTCAGATACTGGGCCCTTTTTACCAGGATTCGATACAGGTTCTTTCGGGCGGATTCTTGAAGATTGAGTTGAAATACGAGCCTTCGAGCCAGGGCAAACTGTACGATGCGCTGTTGGCAAGGCGTTTGGAAGAGCGAGCCAGAAAGACGACGATTTTGGGTCCTCATCTCGATGATTTAGACATTTTTATGAACGGTAGCCCGTCGAGATTCTCAGCTTCTCGAGGTCAGGCACGTATGATGATTTTGGCGTTCAAAATGGCTCAATTGGGTTGTGTCCTAGCCAATCGAGGAACTACCCCGATTTTGCTTTTGGATGATGTGGTCGGGGAATTGGATCAGGATAACGCCAATCGCTTATTTTCCACGATTGAAAAAGTTCAAGCCCAGACTTTTCTAACCACCACTCACGCCGATTTGTTACCAAACAGTTGGCAGGGCGAAGCGGAACGAGTTTTCATCCAAGCCGGTCAGGTGTTTGATCAAGAGCCACTTGAGGGGGCGAGGGCTTAG
- a CDS encoding AAA family ATPase, translating to MRFAIGLDDFKKLRTLVDSKGRHNFYCDKSLLIKDLIDDGSEIILLPRPRRFGKSLNLSMLLKI from the coding sequence ATGCGCTTCGCGATTGGTTTAGATGACTTTAAAAAACTAAGAACCTTGGTTGATTCGAAAGGGAGGCACAATTTCTATTGTGATAAATCTTTATTGATCAAAGATCTTATTGACGATGGTTCTGAAATTATCCTCTTACCAAGGCCTAGACGCTTTGGAAAATCTTTGAACCTTTCCATGCTCTTGAAGATTTAG
- the rplC gene encoding 50S ribosomal protein L3, whose product MTIGLMATKVGMTQVFLEDGVRVPVTVLKIEPNHVVSKKIIAKDGYTALQLGVGSIRDSLLNKPKKGHLAKANLGALRHLCEFRVDQTTLDSYELGATIGLELFDQVSSVDIAGTSKGKGFAGVMKRHNFSGFPRTHGTHEYFRHGGSIGMRSKPGKVLKGKRMAGHMGDETITTQNLRVIRTLAEDNLLLVRGAVPGAKGKIVNVFASTHKPKALPGVAGHVVEEGSKNPMKASKAGAKGKPAAKKK is encoded by the coding sequence ATGACGATTGGATTGATGGCTACGAAAGTTGGCATGACACAAGTGTTTTTAGAGGACGGCGTTCGCGTTCCTGTGACGGTTCTGAAGATTGAACCTAATCACGTGGTGTCCAAGAAAATAATCGCAAAAGATGGCTATACCGCTTTGCAGTTAGGCGTGGGAAGCATTCGCGATTCGTTGCTCAACAAACCGAAAAAAGGCCATTTGGCAAAAGCAAATTTGGGCGCTTTGCGTCATTTGTGCGAATTTCGCGTGGATCAAACAACTTTAGATTCCTACGAGCTAGGCGCCACCATTGGGCTTGAGCTTTTTGATCAGGTCAGCTCCGTTGATATTGCCGGAACCAGCAAAGGAAAAGGTTTTGCCGGGGTAATGAAGCGGCATAATTTTTCCGGTTTTCCCCGTACGCACGGTACTCATGAATATTTCCGACACGGTGGTTCGATTGGGATGCGTTCCAAGCCTGGCAAAGTCTTGAAAGGTAAACGCATGGCAGGGCACATGGGTGACGAAACCATTACGACCCAAAACTTGCGCGTCATTCGCACCCTTGCAGAAGACAACCTCTTACTGGTCCGAGGAGCGGTTCCAGGCGCTAAAGGCAAGATTGTGAACGTCTTTGCTTCAACGCATAAACCGAAGGCGCTTCCAGGAGTTGCCGGCCACGTGGTAGAAGAAGGCAGCAAGAACCCGATGAAGGCTTCGAAAGCAGGCGCTAAAGGCAAGCCCGCAGCGAAGAAGAAATAG
- a CDS encoding DUF1566 domain-containing protein produces MSKCFSFVLQVFFIFSVFPLSVGAERSILANSNATCSQTNNMSVLGEGIYPAIQTGSAAYCCDWCAENTQCLAAVYNSSGACTLYNSTNFTSKAGHTALLFPGQTCNTVAATDVDPSPGQLPPQSVAALTWQCGENVSALDQPAAESYCSSLGQDWRLPSIWELFELYQQLRVLNGNYIPWAYWSSTSDGPNSVYAWLVNFNDGSMGLDDVGLPYGVRCVR; encoded by the coding sequence ATGAGTAAATGCTTTTCTTTTGTCCTGCAAGTCTTCTTCATTTTTTCAGTTTTCCCTCTTAGCGTTGGAGCTGAGCGTTCCATCTTGGCGAATAGCAATGCTACCTGTTCTCAGACCAATAATATGTCTGTTTTAGGGGAAGGAATCTATCCAGCGATCCAGACAGGCTCAGCAGCCTACTGTTGTGATTGGTGCGCTGAAAATACACAGTGTCTTGCTGCTGTGTATAATTCTTCTGGTGCATGCACCTTGTATAATTCGACAAATTTCACCAGTAAAGCCGGCCATACAGCGCTGCTCTTTCCTGGCCAGACTTGCAACACTGTGGCGGCAACGGATGTAGATCCATCCCCAGGTCAACTTCCACCGCAAAGTGTTGCTGCATTGACCTGGCAGTGTGGGGAAAACGTATCTGCTTTAGATCAGCCTGCAGCAGAATCCTATTGCTCGAGCTTGGGGCAAGATTGGCGCTTGCCGAGCATCTGGGAGTTGTTTGAGCTCTATCAGCAGCTTCGTGTGCTGAACGGGAATTACATACCATGGGCGTATTGGTCCTCTACTTCGGATGGGCCCAATTCTGTGTACGCCTGGTTGGTCAATTTCAACGATGGTAGTATGGGCCTCGATGACGTTGGCCTTCCTTACGGTGTCCGTTGTGTGCGCTGA
- the secA gene encoding preprotein translocase subunit SecA: protein MQLITKIFGTQNSRELKAMEPRIAAINALEPQIASLSDVELIFRLQNIKQSVTAACQDHRKAAVNSLLDPILHEVFAIVREAGRRVLNMRHYDVQLIGGMTLHSGRIAEMKTGEGKTLMATLPAVLNAMTGRGVHIVTVNDYLASRDADWMGRIYRFLGLSVGVVIPHQSEEEKCQAYLADITYGQNNEFGFDYLRDNMKFELSDYRQRGHQFAIVDEVDSILIDEARTPLIISGPAQENAEKYKHTNSIIPRLRKDADYSIDEKSRSVMLTEIGNEKAEKLLGLENLYDPANIETLHHLNQALRAHSLFKRDIDYVIERGEVVIVDEHTGRLMHGRRWSDGLHQAIEAKENVRVQAENQTLATITFQNYFRMYQKLSGMTGTADTEAEEFAKIYDLDVLVIPTNKAMSRLDEQDQVYKTEREKFDVIAADIEVAHKKEQPVLVGTVSVEKSEILSKKLNKLNIPHHVLNAKKHRDEAAIISQAGRLGSVTIATNMAGRGTDIILGGDPEFMARDAVAKQLSETDEQIAEFAFLSGRPDLIIPDPNRQEFQEKAIQLYAHELEKAEQICKKEKQNVLAAGGLRIIGTERHESRRIDNQLRGRSGRQGDPGSSRFYLSLQDDLMRIFGSDRMISVMERLGMQDGEPIEHPWVSKSIENAQKRVEGFHFDSRKQIIEYDDVMNQQRNAIYSLRRQVLGGENIRKLVFDLVEEAIINQVQIATPEKTSPHEWKLEELCADVNALTGVRIDVQDLPLDRNELMDFIYTQLSKFYTQKEKSIDSEMMRRVERLTYLQIIDQFWKDHLQAMDHLREGIHFQGYAQKDPKQEYKKEGFVLFNTMRSHLRYAVLERIFKSEIRISSHQQLMEDMARLEAMQKAAQDELERRQSLPDQPESDPKPNRQQRRRQKA from the coding sequence ATGCAGCTAATTACCAAAATATTTGGCACCCAAAACAGTCGAGAACTCAAGGCAATGGAACCGCGAATCGCTGCGATCAATGCTTTAGAGCCTCAGATAGCGAGCTTGAGCGATGTCGAATTAATTTTCAGGCTGCAAAACATCAAGCAATCGGTTACTGCCGCTTGCCAAGACCATCGTAAGGCTGCTGTTAACAGCCTGCTCGATCCGATTCTTCACGAAGTATTTGCCATTGTCCGAGAAGCCGGTCGCCGGGTTTTGAACATGCGGCATTACGATGTTCAACTGATTGGTGGCATGACCTTGCACAGTGGAAGAATCGCCGAAATGAAAACCGGCGAAGGCAAAACCTTGATGGCTACCTTGCCAGCGGTCTTAAACGCCATGACAGGTCGCGGCGTTCACATTGTCACGGTCAACGACTATCTGGCTTCTCGAGATGCGGATTGGATGGGTCGAATTTACCGATTTCTGGGTCTCAGCGTTGGTGTTGTGATCCCGCACCAATCGGAAGAAGAAAAATGCCAAGCTTATTTAGCCGATATTACTTACGGCCAAAATAACGAATTCGGATTCGATTACCTGCGCGATAACATGAAATTCGAACTGTCCGATTACAGGCAAAGAGGGCATCAATTTGCCATTGTGGATGAAGTCGATTCGATTTTGATCGATGAAGCCAGAACGCCTCTGATTATTTCAGGCCCTGCCCAAGAAAACGCCGAAAAGTATAAACACACCAACTCCATTATCCCAAGACTCCGCAAAGATGCCGATTACAGCATCGATGAAAAAAGCAGATCCGTCATGCTCACCGAAATTGGCAACGAAAAAGCCGAAAAGCTGCTCGGTCTTGAGAACTTATACGATCCCGCCAATATCGAGACCTTGCATCACTTAAATCAAGCCCTTCGCGCGCATTCCCTGTTTAAGCGCGATATCGACTATGTGATTGAGCGCGGTGAAGTGGTCATTGTGGATGAACATACCGGTCGCCTCATGCATGGCCGTCGTTGGTCGGATGGACTTCATCAGGCCATTGAAGCCAAAGAAAACGTTCGTGTTCAAGCCGAAAATCAAACCTTGGCGACCATTACCTTCCAGAATTACTTCCGCATGTACCAAAAACTCAGCGGAATGACGGGTACGGCCGATACCGAAGCCGAAGAGTTTGCTAAAATTTACGATTTGGATGTTCTGGTCATCCCCACCAACAAAGCCATGAGCCGCTTGGACGAGCAAGATCAAGTTTATAAAACGGAGCGTGAGAAGTTTGATGTTATCGCAGCTGACATCGAAGTCGCGCACAAAAAAGAGCAGCCGGTTCTCGTTGGAACGGTCTCTGTTGAGAAATCGGAGATACTTTCCAAAAAGCTGAATAAGCTTAATATTCCTCATCATGTTCTGAATGCGAAGAAGCATCGAGACGAGGCGGCCATTATCTCTCAGGCCGGTCGATTGGGATCGGTCACGATTGCTACCAATATGGCGGGCCGTGGTACCGATATCATTCTCGGTGGTGACCCGGAATTTATGGCTCGAGATGCCGTAGCCAAGCAACTTTCTGAAACCGACGAACAAATCGCCGAGTTTGCTTTCTTATCGGGCAGGCCGGACCTGATTATTCCAGACCCGAACCGACAAGAGTTTCAAGAAAAAGCGATCCAGCTTTATGCACACGAGCTCGAGAAAGCAGAACAAATTTGCAAAAAAGAAAAGCAGAACGTGCTCGCAGCCGGCGGTTTACGAATCATTGGAACCGAACGTCATGAGTCTCGCCGCATAGACAATCAACTTCGAGGTCGTTCTGGGCGGCAAGGAGATCCAGGATCCAGCCGCTTCTATTTGTCTCTTCAAGATGACCTGATGCGCATTTTCGGTTCGGATCGCATGATTAGCGTGATGGAGCGCTTAGGAATGCAGGATGGAGAGCCCATTGAACATCCTTGGGTATCGAAATCGATCGAAAATGCTCAAAAGCGTGTAGAAGGCTTTCACTTTGATAGTCGTAAGCAGATCATTGAATACGACGATGTGATGAACCAGCAAAGAAATGCGATTTATTCGCTTCGCCGACAGGTACTCGGAGGCGAAAACATTCGAAAATTGGTCTTTGATCTGGTGGAAGAAGCCATTATTAATCAGGTGCAAATCGCAACTCCGGAAAAAACATCCCCTCACGAATGGAAGCTTGAGGAGCTTTGTGCGGACGTAAACGCTTTGACTGGAGTCCGCATCGATGTCCAGGATCTACCACTCGATCGAAACGAGTTAATGGATTTTATCTATACTCAACTTTCTAAATTCTACACACAAAAAGAAAAATCCATTGATTCGGAAATGATGCGACGAGTCGAACGACTCACTTATCTTCAAATTATCGATCAGTTTTGGAAAGATCACCTACAAGCGATGGATCATCTTCGAGAAGGTATTCACTTCCAGGGTTATGCTCAGAAAGATCCGAAGCAAGAATATAAGAAAGAAGGATTTGTTCTCTTTAATACCATGCGTTCTCATTTACGTTACGCGGTTTTAGAACGGATTTTTAAATCTGAGATTCGAATCTCTTCGCATCAGCAACTCATGGAAGATATGGCTCGTTTGGAAGCCATGCAAAAAGCCGCCCAAGATGAATTAGAACGACGCCAATCCTTGCCTGATCAGCCCGAATCTGACCCCAAGCCTAATCGCCAGCAGCGTCGTCGACAAAAAGCATGA
- a CDS encoding ABC-F family ATP-binding cassette domain-containing protein translates to MVSVSGLAKQYGPRVLFENVSFQLNPGQRIGLVGSNGSGKSTLLRILTDEEEPSLGRISWPKSSRLGFLRQDQFLNDALGILQSVMLGDRLAYEALQGQSDSIPPDAYTLESRSAAILEGLGIASSVHQQPVSSLSGGFKLRVLLAQCLVSAPDVLLLDEPTNHLDIVTIRWLEKFLLQFSGALLVISHDRGFLDRISTHILDIDYQTATLFTGNYEAFENAKRLIQEQKKAQIARIEAEIAHKQAFVDRFKAKATKARQAQSRVKQIEKMDIPEWVESSRRYPSFAFPLRRSSGREVLKIESLGKSFGDKVVLTGVSGSIRRGERIGIIGPNGVGKSTLLKILTSELAAEGGHFVWGHEAQIGYFAQDHEAFLKKLDQTAESWLWQFCPEQSLGFVRSYLGRVLFSGDDALKKLSALSGGELARLDLARLMIQQPNVLILDEPTNHLDLEAIEALVQALSLYEGTLVFVSHDRWFVSRLAKTVWEITHQGLSPFLGSFEDYLQKNGEDYLQPVSLSGNRSSKVAKPRRDNREQRKNEKRVQEILSEIENLELEQKEIERCFSEDGFYLNTSLEDQRKLQERQNQNHQKLEERMILWETLLS, encoded by the coding sequence ATGGTATCCGTCAGCGGCTTAGCGAAGCAGTATGGGCCCCGGGTCCTATTTGAGAATGTTTCTTTTCAATTAAATCCCGGTCAGCGCATTGGGCTGGTTGGCTCCAACGGCTCAGGCAAGTCGACTCTTCTGCGCATCTTAACCGATGAAGAAGAGCCGAGCCTGGGTCGTATTTCTTGGCCTAAATCCTCTCGCCTTGGCTTTCTCAGGCAAGATCAGTTTCTGAACGATGCGCTTGGTATTTTGCAAAGTGTGATGCTTGGCGATCGCCTTGCCTACGAAGCCTTGCAGGGGCAGAGCGACTCGATTCCACCCGATGCTTACACGCTTGAGTCTCGTTCAGCAGCGATTTTAGAAGGGCTTGGGATTGCAAGTTCGGTACATCAACAGCCCGTATCTTCTTTATCGGGCGGGTTTAAGTTACGCGTGCTTTTGGCGCAATGCTTGGTTTCGGCTCCAGATGTTTTGCTGTTAGACGAGCCAACCAATCACTTGGACATTGTCACCATTCGATGGTTGGAAAAGTTTTTGCTGCAGTTTTCAGGAGCGCTGCTGGTGATTTCTCACGATCGAGGATTTCTGGATCGAATCAGCACGCATATCCTCGATATTGATTATCAAACAGCGACTTTGTTTACAGGGAATTACGAGGCTTTTGAGAACGCTAAACGCTTGATTCAAGAGCAAAAGAAAGCCCAGATCGCTCGTATTGAGGCTGAAATTGCTCATAAGCAAGCTTTTGTGGATCGATTTAAGGCGAAGGCGACGAAGGCTCGGCAAGCACAAAGCCGAGTGAAGCAGATCGAGAAAATGGATATTCCAGAGTGGGTAGAAAGCTCTCGTCGGTATCCAAGCTTTGCTTTTCCTCTGCGAAGATCCAGTGGGCGTGAAGTGCTGAAAATAGAGTCACTGGGTAAATCTTTTGGAGATAAGGTTGTCTTGACAGGGGTGAGTGGATCCATTCGTCGAGGAGAGCGAATTGGCATCATCGGTCCCAATGGCGTTGGAAAATCGACTTTGCTCAAGATCCTCACGTCTGAACTTGCAGCAGAGGGTGGCCACTTTGTTTGGGGACACGAAGCGCAGATTGGGTATTTTGCTCAGGATCATGAAGCATTTCTCAAAAAATTAGATCAAACGGCAGAAAGTTGGCTTTGGCAGTTTTGTCCCGAACAGTCGCTCGGGTTTGTTCGAAGCTATCTCGGGCGTGTTCTTTTTTCGGGAGACGATGCATTGAAAAAATTGAGCGCTTTATCGGGAGGGGAGCTGGCTCGTTTAGACCTCGCTCGCTTAATGATTCAGCAGCCCAATGTATTGATCTTAGATGAGCCAACCAATCACTTGGATTTGGAAGCCATTGAGGCGCTGGTTCAAGCTCTTTCTCTTTATGAAGGAACGCTGGTATTTGTTTCACACGATCGTTGGTTTGTTTCGCGTCTTGCTAAAACGGTTTGGGAGATTACGCATCAAGGGCTTTCTCCATTTTTAGGAAGTTTCGAAGATTATCTGCAAAAAAACGGAGAAGATTATCTGCAACCCGTCTCTCTTTCGGGCAATCGATCTTCCAAAGTTGCGAAACCTCGACGAGATAATCGAGAGCAAAGAAAAAATGAAAAAAGAGTGCAAGAGATTTTGAGTGAGATTGAGAATCTGGAGCTTGAACAGAAAGAGATCGAGCGTTGCTTTTCTGAAGACGGTTTTTACCTCAATACGAGCCTTGAAGATCAACGAAAACTTCAAGAGCGCCAAAATCAAAACCACCAAAAACTCGAAGAACGGATGATTCTTTGGGAGACTTTGCTGAGCTAG